Within Streptomyces roseirectus, the genomic segment GGCCGTCGACGGTGACGATGGGCAGGATCGGGCCGAAGATCTCCTCGCCCATGACCGGGGAGGCGGGGTCGACGTCGGCGAGGACGGTCGGCGCGATGTACTTGTCGGCGCGGTCGCTCACGCCGCCCACCACGACGCGGCCGGAGCCGAGGAGGCCGGTGAGCCGGTCGAAGTGGCGTTCGTTGACGATGCGCCCGTACTCGCCGGAGCGCTGCGGGTCGGCGCCGTACGTCTTCTCGACGGCGCTCGCGAGCAGCGGCTCCAGCGCGGCGGCGGTCGCGGGGTCGGTGAGGACGTAGTCGGGGGCGACGCAGGTCTGGCCGGCGTTGAGGAACTTGCCGCGGGCGAGGCGGTCGGCGACGACCTGGAGGTCGGCGGTGGAGTCGACGAACGCCGGTGACTTCCCGCCGAGTTCGAGGGTGACCGGGGTGAGGTGTTCGGCGGCGGCGCGCAGGACGATCCGGCCGACGGCGCCGTTGCCGGTGTAGAAGATGTGGTCGAACTTCTCGGCGAGCAGGGCGGTGGTCTCGGGGATGCCGCCCTCGACGACGGCGACCGCGTCGGTGTCGAGGTAGGCCGGCAGGAGGCGGGCCAGGGCGGCGGAGGTCGCCGGGGCGAGTTCGCTGGGCTTGACGACGACCGCGTCGCCGGAGGCGAGGGCGCCGACGAGCGGGGCGAGCAGGAGCTGGGCCGGGTAGTTCCAGGGCGCGATGACCAGGACGACGCCGAGCGGGTCGTACTGGGTGCGGGCGGTGGCGTCGGCGCCGAGGTGGGCGGGGACGGGGGCGGGTTCGGGGCGCAGCCAGTCGGCGAGGTGGTCGAGGGTGTGGTCGATCTCGCGGACGGTGAAGTCGATCTCGGTGCGGTAGGACTCGGTGCTGCTCTTGCCGAGGTCGGTGTGGAGGGCCGCGGCGAGGTCGTCGCCCTTCTCCTTCAGCAGGTCGCGCAGACGGCGCAGTTGCGTCGTGCGCCACTCGACGGGCTTGGTGCGGCCGGTGCGGAAGGTGGCCCGCAGCCGGGCGACGACGTCGGCGGGCTGCTCGGGAGTGGCGGTGGTCACGGTGGTGCCTCGCTCGGGTAGGGGGGGTGTGGTTCGGATGCCATGCGCGGTTCAGATGTATATAGCAACTATCGGCTCCGGTCCAGCATTCCCCGGCCGTACGACTACTTTGCGCCACTCCTTCGCGCCACTCGGTGGTCACACGGCGGTCACACGCGCGTCGCGCCGTCCACCGTCTCCGCGAGGCGGGCGAGCAGCGCCTTCAGCAGTTCCTCGTCGCCCTCCCCGAGCGCGGGCCAGTCGGCGCGGACGGCGCGGTCGAGGCGGCGCCAGTGGTCGCGGCCGCGCGGGGTGAGGTGGACGAGGATGCGGCGCCGGTCGTGCGGGTCGACGCGGCGGTGGACCAGGTTCTGGTCGACGAGCTGGTCGACGAGTTTCGTCAGCGTCGGCGGCGGGAGGAACGCGGCCTCGGCGATCGCCGTCATGTGGTGCCCGGTGTCGTCGGCGAGCAGGGCGAGGACCCGCCAGGCGTCCAGGGAGCAGCCCTCCTCGTCGAGAACCGCTTGCAGGCGGCGGGCGGCCAGCCGTTCGGCCCTGGTGAGCAGGCGTATCAGATCGATGGGCCGGCGGGCGGACGAGGTGGGCATCCTGCTCCTAGCTCCGAGGGGGGTACATCCTATGAGACGCACTGGAGTTCACCGCGAGGACCCGTGACGATGGCGCCATGTTCGCCGACCCGTCCGCCTTCACGGTGGCCCTCGTCTTCCCGCAGCAGGGACCCGCCGGGATCTTCGGGCCCGCCTGCGAGTTGTGCGCGCGGCTCGCCGCCGAGGAGGTCAACCGGGACGGCGGTGTCCTCGGCCGGGAGCTGCGGCTGATCCCGGTCGACGGGGGCGCGGCGCCCCGCGAGGTCGCCGACCGGGTGGAGGCGCTGGTCGACGCCGGGGCCGTCCAGGGGGTCACCGGGTGGCACATCTCCTCCGTGCGCCAGGCCCTCGCGCCGCGGATCGCGCACCGGGTGCCGTACGTCTACACCGCGCTGTACGAGGGCGGCGAGGACCGCGCGGGGGTCTTCCTCACCAGCGAGACGCCCCACGACCAGCTCCGTCCGGCGATGGCGCTGCTGGGGCTCGAACGCCGGGTGCGGCGCTGGTTCGTCGTCGGCAACGACTACGTCTGGCCCCGGCGCACGGCCCGCGCCGCCCACGCGTACGCGCGCGCCACCGGTGCCCGGATCACCGGCGAGGCGTATCTCCCGCTGGGCACCCACGACTTCACGCCGGTCCTGCGCCGCGTCGAACGCTCCGACGCGGACGGCGTCCTCATGCTCCTCGTCGGCAACGACGCCGTGCGCTTCAACCGGGCCTTCGCCGCGTACGGTCTCGACGCGCGCTGTCTGCGGCTGAGCACCCTCATGGACGAGAACATGCTCCTCGCGAGCGGTGCCCGTGCCACCGCCGACCTCTACAGCACGGCCGGCTTCTTCACCTCCCTCGCCACCGCCGGCACCCTCGACTTCCACGGCCTCTACGCCCGCCGCTTCGGCCTCGACGCCCCCTCCCCCGGCAGCCTCGGCGAGTCCTGCTACGAGGGCGTCCTCCTCCTCGCCGCCCTCCTCCACCGCGCCGGCACCCCCGACATCACCCGCATCGACGCCACCGCCCCCACCGTCTCCTACGAGGGCCCCCGAGGCCACCTCCACCTCCACAACAACCACGTCCGCCAACGCATCTACCTCGCCCGAGCCGACGGCCTGGACTTCGACGTCCTCACAGAACTGCGGCCCTGAGTCAGAATCGCCTCATGGAACACCCTCTCCTCGTCCAGGCCCGTCGGCTCGCCGCCGAAGTTCTGGTGCCCCATGCCGAGCGTGTCGAGCGGGAGGGGGTTCCGGTGGGGCATGTCGAGGCGGTGAAGCGGGCGGGGGTGTTGGGGGTCAACGCGCCGGTCGAGTACGGGGGTTCGGGGGCTTCGGCCGGTGTGGGGCGGGAGGTCGCGGAGGTGTTGGCGGGGGCGTGTTGTTCGACGTGGTTCGTGCAGACGCAGCATCACACGCCGGTGCGGACGTTGGTGAGGGGGGAGGCGGGGGTGCGGGAGCGGTTGCTGGGGCCGTTGGCTCGGGGGGAGTTGTTGTCGGGGGTGGCTTACGCGCATCTGCGGGCTTATCCGCGGCGGCCGGTGCGGGTTGTGGATGAGAGGGGTGGGGTGCGGTTCGACGGGCGTGTGCCGTGGTTCACGGGGTGGGGGCTCAACGATGTGATGCTGCTCGCGGGGGTCACCGACGGCGGGGAGGTGGTGTTCGCGTTCGTCGAGGCTCGGGAGCGGGCGGGGTTGCGGGCGTCGGAGCCGTTGCGGCTCGCGGCGCTGGAGGGGGCGCGGACGGTTTCGCTGGAGCTGGACGGGCTGTGGGTGGGTGAGGAGGCGGTGGCGTCGCGGGTGCCGTACGAGGAGTGGGCCCGGGAGGACCGGGCGAAGGCGGCGAACGCGAATCCGGCGGTGTTCGGGATCGCGGGGGCGGCGCTGGAGTTGGCGGGGATGTCCACGGAGCGGTGGGCGGACGTCAGGGGGCGGGCGTACGCGCTGGCGGACGACCCGAACTCCTCGCCGGACGAGCGGTTGGCCGTCAAGGTGGAGGCGTTCCAGCTCATGCAGACGGCGACGACTGCGGCCGTGGTGGCGGGCGGCGGCCGGTCGATGCTGCTGGGCAGCAAGGCCCAACGCCTCGCCAGGGAGGGCCTGTTCCTGTTGGTACAGGCCCAGACGGCACAGTCCCGCACGGCGCATCTGAACGCGCTGGCGCACCCCGGGACCGCCCCCTTCGAGTAACCCCGGGACCACCCCCCTTCAGCTGGCGAACGGCACCTGCGCCGACGTGCGGGCCCCCGGCGCGGACGGATGCTTCCACAGCCCCTCCGCCGCCAGCCGGGGCAGCACCCCCTCCCCGAACCAGTACGCCTCCTCCAGATGCGGATACCCGGACAGCACGAACTCCTCGATCCCGATGGCCGCGTACTCCTTGATCAGCGTGGCCACCTCCGCGTGGGACCCGACCAGCGCGGTCCCCGCGCCCCCGCGTACGAGTCCGATCCCCGCCCAGAGCCCGGGGTGGATCTCCAGCCCGTCCCGGCTCCCGCCGTGCAGCGCCAGCATCCGCCGCTGCCCCTCGGACTCACTGCGGGCCAGCCCCGACTGCACGGCCTCGACGGTCTCGGGGTCGAACCCCGCCAGCAGCCGCCCGGCCTCGGACCAGGCCGCCTCGGACGTGTCCCGTGTGATGACGTGCAGCCGGATCCCGAACCGCAGGGTCCGCCCGTGCTTGGCCGCGAGCCCTTTGATCCAGGCGATCTTCTGGGCGACCTGGGCCGGCGGCTCGCCCCAGGTGAGGTAGACGTCCACGTACCGGGCGGCGACGTCCCCGGCGGCCGGCGAGGATCCCCCGAAGTAGACCTCGGGAACCGGATCGGGAACGCGCGCGAGCCTCGCGTCCTCGACCCTGATGTGCTTCCCCTTCAGCTCGACGGTCTCCCCCGCCCACAGCCCCCGCACGACATCGAGGAACTCCCCGGTGCGCCGGTAGCGTTCGTCCTTGTCGAGGAAGTCCCCGTAGGCCCGCTGCTCGTGGCTCTCGCCCCCGGTGACGACGTTGAGCAGCAGCCGTCCCCCGGTCTGCCGCTGGAACGTGGACGCCATCTGCGCGGCGAGCGTGGGCGAGACGAACCCGGGCCGGAACGCGACGAGGAACTTC encodes:
- a CDS encoding MarR family winged helix-turn-helix transcriptional regulator; translated protein: MPTSSARRPIDLIRLLTRAERLAARRLQAVLDEEGCSLDAWRVLALLADDTGHHMTAIAEAAFLPPPTLTKLVDQLVDQNLVHRRVDPHDRRRILVHLTPRGRDHWRRLDRAVRADWPALGEGDEELLKALLARLAETVDGATRV
- a CDS encoding substrate-binding domain-containing protein, whose product is MFADPSAFTVALVFPQQGPAGIFGPACELCARLAAEEVNRDGGVLGRELRLIPVDGGAAPREVADRVEALVDAGAVQGVTGWHISSVRQALAPRIAHRVPYVYTALYEGGEDRAGVFLTSETPHDQLRPAMALLGLERRVRRWFVVGNDYVWPRRTARAAHAYARATGARITGEAYLPLGTHDFTPVLRRVERSDADGVLMLLVGNDAVRFNRAFAAYGLDARCLRLSTLMDENMLLASGARATADLYSTAGFFTSLATAGTLDFHGLYARRFGLDAPSPGSLGESCYEGVLLLAALLHRAGTPDITRIDATAPTVSYEGPRGHLHLHNNHVRQRIYLARADGLDFDVLTELRP
- a CDS encoding aldehyde dehydrogenase family protein, which codes for MTTATPEQPADVVARLRATFRTGRTKPVEWRTTQLRRLRDLLKEKGDDLAAALHTDLGKSSTESYRTEIDFTVREIDHTLDHLADWLRPEPAPVPAHLGADATARTQYDPLGVVLVIAPWNYPAQLLLAPLVGALASGDAVVVKPSELAPATSAALARLLPAYLDTDAVAVVEGGIPETTALLAEKFDHIFYTGNGAVGRIVLRAAAEHLTPVTLELGGKSPAFVDSTADLQVVADRLARGKFLNAGQTCVAPDYVLTDPATAAALEPLLASAVEKTYGADPQRSGEYGRIVNERHFDRLTGLLGSGRVVVGGVSDRADKYIAPTVLADVDPASPVMGEEIFGPILPIVTVDGLDEALAFINDRDKPLALYVFSESAETRDRIAAETSSGGLGYGLPLAHLTVSDLPFGGVGESGMGNYHGRYSIETFSHRKAILDKPLG
- a CDS encoding LLM class flavin-dependent oxidoreductase; this translates as MSLTFHWFLPTNGDSRHVVGGGHGTSVTASGRDRPPTVAYLSQIARAAEELGFTGALTPTGAWCEDAWLTTAMVSQHTERLKFLVAFRPGFVSPTLAAQMASTFQRQTGGRLLLNVVTGGESHEQRAYGDFLDKDERYRRTGEFLDVVRGLWAGETVELKGKHIRVEDARLARVPDPVPEVYFGGSSPAAGDVAARYVDVYLTWGEPPAQVAQKIAWIKGLAAKHGRTLRFGIRLHVITRDTSEAAWSEAGRLLAGFDPETVEAVQSGLARSESEGQRRMLALHGGSRDGLEIHPGLWAGIGLVRGGAGTALVGSHAEVATLIKEYAAIGIEEFVLSGYPHLEEAYWFGEGVLPRLAAEGLWKHPSAPGARTSAQVPFAS
- a CDS encoding acyl-CoA dehydrogenase family protein; this encodes MEHPLLVQARRLAAEVLVPHAERVEREGVPVGHVEAVKRAGVLGVNAPVEYGGSGASAGVGREVAEVLAGACCSTWFVQTQHHTPVRTLVRGEAGVRERLLGPLARGELLSGVAYAHLRAYPRRPVRVVDERGGVRFDGRVPWFTGWGLNDVMLLAGVTDGGEVVFAFVEARERAGLRASEPLRLAALEGARTVSLELDGLWVGEEAVASRVPYEEWAREDRAKAANANPAVFGIAGAALELAGMSTERWADVRGRAYALADDPNSSPDERLAVKVEAFQLMQTATTAAVVAGGGRSMLLGSKAQRLAREGLFLLVQAQTAQSRTAHLNALAHPGTAPFE